Proteins encoded in a region of the Maniola jurtina chromosome 12, ilManJurt1.1, whole genome shotgun sequence genome:
- the LOC123870439 gene encoding tubulin alpha chain-like isoform X1: protein MGKKEVIQIHIGQAGVQVGNACWELYCIEHGIRPDGILVSSDDNSCESFFSHTGAGKMVPRVIMVDLEPIPIDEIRTGTYKNLFRPSSLLTGKEDAASNFARGYFGVGREMIDLALNRVRLAVEECSSLQGFIIFRAFGGGTGSGFTALLLDGLARDYGKLSKIEFAIYPAPKISPVIVEPYNSVLTTHACMDTEDVCFIFDNEALYDILARLLDVPRPTYTNLNRLIAQCVYFFQVVSGMTASLRFEGSLNVELVEFRTNLIPYPRIHFPLVTFAPFVSPSKSLHEAMTTHQLMMSCFEPANQMIKCDPRKGNYMACCLLFRGDVNPNDINSAINQIKSLRSVHFVSWSPTGFKIGVNYQPPSTVPGGDLAALQRAVVMVSNSSAIRIAWERLCKKFSLMYAKRAFVHHFVGEGLEEGEFKNALYNIKALSNDYREMET from the exons ATGGGTAAA AAAGAAGTAATCCAAATTCACATAGGTCAAGCTGGAGTCCAAGTGGGAAATGCATGCTGGGAATTGTACTGTATTGAACATGGCATACGACCTGATGGAATATTAGTATCCAGTGACGATAACAGCTGCGAATCCTTCTTTAGTCACACTGGAGCTGGTAAAATGGTTCCTAGAGTGATAATGGTTGATTTAGAACCAATTCCAATAG ATGAAATAAGAACCGGCacatataaaaatctatttcgTCCATCCTCCCTATTAACTGGTAAAGAAGATGCAGCTAGTAATTTTGCTCGTGGTTACTTCGGTGTTGGTCGAGAAATGATTGATTTAGCCTTGAATCGTGTCAGATTAGCTGTAGAAGAATGCAGCAGCTTGCAAGGATTTATAATATTCCGAGCGTTTGGAGGAGGAACTGGATCAGGATTTACGGCCCTTTTGCTCGATGGTCTAGCCAGGGATTACGGGAAACTTTCAAAAATTGAATTCGCGATATATCCGGCGCCAAAAATATCACCAGTGATAGTTGAACCGTATAATTCAGTACTGACCACACATGCCTGTATGGATACTGAAGATGTCTGCTTCATATTCGATAACGAAGCTTTATATGACATTTTAGCAAGACTTCTAGATGTACCGAGACCGACTTACACAAATTTGAACAGACTGATTGCTCAG TGCGTTTATTTTTTTCAGGTAGTATCTGGTATGACGGCATCATTAAGATTCGAAGGTTCTTTGAATGTTGAGCTTGTAGAGTTCAGAACAAATCTGATTCCATATCCGAGAATCCATTTTCCACTTGTGACTTTTGCCCCTTTTGTTTCCCCGTCTAAATCTCTTCACGAAGCCATGACCACGCATCAGCTGATGATGTCCTGTTTTGAGCCAGCTAACCAAATGATTAAATGTGATCCTAGGAAAGGAAATTATATGGCATGTTGTTTGCTGTTCAGAGGAGATGTTAATCCGAACGATATTAATTCAGctattaatcaaattaaaagcTTACGGTCCGTCCACTTTGTTTCTTGGTCTCCAACAGGGTTTAAG ATTGGTGTAAATTATCAACCCCCTTCAACAGTTCCCGGTGGAGATTTAGCAGCATTACAAAGAGCAGTGGTAATGGTATCCAACTCTTCAGCCATTCGCATAGCGTGGGAACGTCTTTgcaaaaagttttctttaatgTACGCGAAACGAGCATTCGTACATCACTTCGTTGGAGAAGGACTTGAAGAAGGAGAATTCAAAAACGCTTTATACAACATCAAAGCATTGTCTAACGATTACAGAGAAATGGAAACATAA
- the LOC123870439 gene encoding tubulin alpha chain-like isoform X2 has product MGKKEVIQIHIGQAGVQVGNACWELYCIEHGIRPDGILVSSDDNSCESFFSHTGAGKMVPRVIMVDLEPIPIDEIRTGTYKNLFRPSSLLTGKEDAASNFARGYFGVGREMIDLALNRVRLAVEECSSLQGFIIFRAFGGGTGSGFTALLLDGLARDYGKLSKIEFAIYPAPKISPVIVEPYNSVLTTHACMDTEDVCFIFDNEALYDILARLLDVPRPTYTNLNRLIAQVVSGMTASLRFEGSLNVELVEFRTNLIPYPRIHFPLVTFAPFVSPSKSLHEAMTTHQLMMSCFEPANQMIKCDPRKGNYMACCLLFRGDVNPNDINSAINQIKSLRSVHFVSWSPTGFKIGVNYQPPSTVPGGDLAALQRAVVMVSNSSAIRIAWERLCKKFSLMYAKRAFVHHFVGEGLEEGEFKNALYNIKALSNDYREMET; this is encoded by the exons ATGGGTAAA AAAGAAGTAATCCAAATTCACATAGGTCAAGCTGGAGTCCAAGTGGGAAATGCATGCTGGGAATTGTACTGTATTGAACATGGCATACGACCTGATGGAATATTAGTATCCAGTGACGATAACAGCTGCGAATCCTTCTTTAGTCACACTGGAGCTGGTAAAATGGTTCCTAGAGTGATAATGGTTGATTTAGAACCAATTCCAATAG ATGAAATAAGAACCGGCacatataaaaatctatttcgTCCATCCTCCCTATTAACTGGTAAAGAAGATGCAGCTAGTAATTTTGCTCGTGGTTACTTCGGTGTTGGTCGAGAAATGATTGATTTAGCCTTGAATCGTGTCAGATTAGCTGTAGAAGAATGCAGCAGCTTGCAAGGATTTATAATATTCCGAGCGTTTGGAGGAGGAACTGGATCAGGATTTACGGCCCTTTTGCTCGATGGTCTAGCCAGGGATTACGGGAAACTTTCAAAAATTGAATTCGCGATATATCCGGCGCCAAAAATATCACCAGTGATAGTTGAACCGTATAATTCAGTACTGACCACACATGCCTGTATGGATACTGAAGATGTCTGCTTCATATTCGATAACGAAGCTTTATATGACATTTTAGCAAGACTTCTAGATGTACCGAGACCGACTTACACAAATTTGAACAGACTGATTGCTCAG GTAGTATCTGGTATGACGGCATCATTAAGATTCGAAGGTTCTTTGAATGTTGAGCTTGTAGAGTTCAGAACAAATCTGATTCCATATCCGAGAATCCATTTTCCACTTGTGACTTTTGCCCCTTTTGTTTCCCCGTCTAAATCTCTTCACGAAGCCATGACCACGCATCAGCTGATGATGTCCTGTTTTGAGCCAGCTAACCAAATGATTAAATGTGATCCTAGGAAAGGAAATTATATGGCATGTTGTTTGCTGTTCAGAGGAGATGTTAATCCGAACGATATTAATTCAGctattaatcaaattaaaagcTTACGGTCCGTCCACTTTGTTTCTTGGTCTCCAACAGGGTTTAAG ATTGGTGTAAATTATCAACCCCCTTCAACAGTTCCCGGTGGAGATTTAGCAGCATTACAAAGAGCAGTGGTAATGGTATCCAACTCTTCAGCCATTCGCATAGCGTGGGAACGTCTTTgcaaaaagttttctttaatgTACGCGAAACGAGCATTCGTACATCACTTCGTTGGAGAAGGACTTGAAGAAGGAGAATTCAAAAACGCTTTATACAACATCAAAGCATTGTCTAACGATTACAGAGAAATGGAAACATAA
- the LOC123870441 gene encoding 3-oxoacyl-[acyl-carrier-protein] reductase FabG-like, whose amino-acid sequence MNFAGKVVIVTGASSGIGAATAVFLSKLGAKLSLTGRNVDNLQKVNKDCEKASSTFLVPADLTKESDIEKIVKNTVDHYGKIDVLINNAGIIETGTIENTSLAQYDRLMNTNVRSIYYLTMLAVPHLIKTKGNIVNVSSVNGIRSFPGVLAYNVSKASVDQFTRCVALELALNGVRVNCVNPGVILTELQRRGGLSEEQYAAFLERTKETHALGRPGKPEEVAAAIAFLASDLASNITGASLPVDGGRHAMCPR is encoded by the coding sequence ATGAATTTCGCTGGAAAAGTAGTTATTGTTACTGGTGCAAGTTCTGGAATCGGCGCCGCTACAGCCGTATTTTTATCGAAACTCGGCGCTAAGCTATCACTGACCGGACGAAATGTGGACAATCTACAAAAGGTTAATAAGGATTGCGAGAAAGCGTCATCTACGTTTCTAGTGCCTGCGGATTTGACGAAGGAAAGTGATATTGAAAAGATAGTCAAAAACACAGTCGATCATTACGGAAAAATCGATGTTTTGATCAACAACGCCGGCATAATAGAAACTGGAACCATCGAGAACACTTCTTTAGCTCAATACGACCGCCTTATGAACACCAATGTACGCTCAATATACTATTTAACCATGCTAGCTGTACCACACTTGATAAAAACAAAAGGCAATATCGTAAATGTATCCAGTGTGAATGGTATCCGATCTTTCCCTGGTGTGTTGGCATACAACGTGTCTAAAGCATCAGTCGATCAATTCACTAGATGTGTGGCTTTAGAATTAGCTTTGAATGGTGTAAGGGTTAATTGTGTGAACCCTGGGGTCATTTTAACGGAGTTGCAAAGACGTGGGGGGTTAAGCGAGGAACAGTATGCAGCATTTCTGGAGAGGACAAAAGAGACCCATGCTTTAGGCAGGCCTGGCAAGCCTGAGGAAGTTGCAGCAGCTATAGCTTTCTTGGCTAGTGATCTAGCCAGCAATATTACTGGTGCAAGTCTTCCAGTAGATGGTGGACGTCATGCTATGTGCCCTCGCTAA